The Flammeovirga pectinis genomic interval GCCCGTAGTGTATAATGGACGATCAGTATCAAGTGTATTTTTGATGTAAGAAAAAGAAGGTTTACATTCTCCACATTTAGTCCAAATAGGAAAGATTTCTTCGTAGGCATCTTCAAAATTTAAAGAATCATGTTCATATGCCCCTTGCATTTCATAAAAATTACTTTCATAAGCAATCACATCGAATCCCATCTGTTCATGTAGGTATTTAATTAATCTTGCTTTCATTATAAAAGCAGTTCCTGTGCCATGATCCTGTTCTCCAAGCATAACTACTCTTGCATTCCCTATTGCAGTTTTAATAGCAGTTAAATCATTGTCATTTTCATAATTAATATCAAGAGATTTAATTTCTGAAGTGTTTTCTTTTACATAAACATCAAAATCATTTTGAGCAAAAATGTGTATTGGTAATAGTAAAATTAAAGAGGTGATAATATAGTTCATCAGTCTAAGTGGTTAATTAAGGATAATAGTATGTTACGCAATTAAATACACTCTCAACAATCAGAAAGTTGGAACCTTATTTTTTTTATTATAAGTAATATCCTCTATTGTTATTAGTGTCAAGCCGAAAGGCGTCACTGAGAACTACCCTTTTGTTATAGTCTGTGACTTATAACAAACCCAACACTCTTCCACTCACAAATTGTAATATTCCACTACAAATCGTTTGCTATGCTAATACTTAAACAACCTAACAGCAGACCGAAAATGAACTAAAGCCTTTTAATCTTTACTGGTGATTTTTTATAAGTTGTAGGTGTTGATGTCTGAAGACATTATATTACGAACAGTGGGGGTGATAATTTAGTTAAACTACTATACTTCAAACACAATTATGGTAAAATCTTCAAATCTATACTACTATATTTTAATCTGTATAATTATATACATCTTCTCTACATATTCATCTGCTCAATCATTAGAAGGTAAAACTTATAACTCTAATTATGCAATAGATCATGGGGAATCTAATTACCATAGAATCTATCATTTATACCTCAATTTCAAAAAAGATTATGTCACTATTTTTTGTTTTCTTACTGACTATTTTTACGGAGAGAACAATGAAGAAAAATGGAATAAAAGTTATATGAACATTCCCACTGATGCTATTTTAAACTATAAATACACCTATAAAAACGATACATTAAGAATTATCAATAAAGTGATTGAATCCAAAAATATTTACCCCAATTTATACACCTCGAAACCTATTTTTTCTTGGGGTTCATACTATATGCTACCTTTTGATTTCTCTGATGAAGTATCTGAACCATTATACGTAATTAACGATTCAATAAAATTTGGCAAAAGAAACGTAAACTACATAGCACTTAAGAAGACTTCTAATCAAACTATTAATAATGGTAATCAATATATTTCTTCTTCACTAAAAGGATTTCTTTCTAAAAAGAAAAAATTTAAATATAAATTATCAGGAAGATTTATAAATAATGAGTTTTTATTAGACAGTATTCTCATTAATGAGAAATTTAGGAAAAAGTATAACCAAGAAATTAATAAAGTATTTAGTCAAAACATACAGAGAAAGTTCACTTTTATTGAAAAAGAAAACTATCTAATTATCGAATACCTCTATACCAAAGGGATATTAAAAATAAAAAGAAAGAAGCTTGTAGGAAAAGATATTTCATTTTATAAGTTATAGCTCCACTGTTTTTAGTGTCAAGCCGAAGGCGTCACTGAGAACTTCACTTTTGTTATAGTCTGTGACTTATAACAAAATTCCACAAACAACCTCAACCTTACAAAACATTCTGTACCGTCTTTTTCCCTTCAAGAAAACATTTTGTAGGTATGAGTACTGACCCGAGTTACGCTCCTCATTTTTACGATAGACAAGCTGCTTTGAAAGAAGGGTTTGTGATGCTAGTGATGGAATGGGATGAATAATAATCTTCTATTCTTTACTGTTTTAATGTAATAATAGTGTACGGTAATAATCGTTAGCATAATACTTTTATCTATTTTTTGTATTGCGATGATATTTTTGTTTTGTTAATAATATTGGGGTAAATTTATGAAACATAACAGCAGACTGAAAATGAACTAGAACCTTTTAATCTATATGTAGTGATATTTTTAGTTATGTTTTATATTTTTTTATTTACTAATATTTAAGGAAGTAATGTCTACTGAAACAGTATCTAAAGGTGCAGGTATAATACCTGATTTTTTTCATGACATCATAGCATATATAATACCTGGGTATACTTCAATAATAGTAATACTAGTTAATTACTCTATTATTACAAGAACGGGTTTAAATTTCTTCAAAGATTTAAATTTTTCTTCACTTTCAGTTTTGTTCATAATTGCATATGTAATCGGTAGATTCTTAGAACAATTTGGTAAAGAAACTATTCACAATAAAAAATTACCCTATTTTCATGGTATGAACTCTCCAAAATACTCACTAGTATTGGACGATGATGATAAAACCTATTCTACGGTATTTAAAGATAAATTAAAGACTAAAATTTCAGAATGGTCTACAAAATCTTTAGGAGAAAACTTCATTGATCAGTGTAAAAGCGAGAACAAAGATGATTATTTTAATTTAATACAATTTTATTTAAGAGAACGTTTTCCTGCTGTTGCACTTTACGAAAAGAAACAAAATGCTAATATTGTATTAAGTAGAAGTTTGTCAATTTTATTCATATTAAATTTCGTTATTCATTTAATATGTGTTTTAGCTTTAACTAACTTCAAAAATATAGAATTTTCCACTATTGGTTGCATATGGATAGTAACGAGTATATTACTAGGCATATTTTTCTTTTTAAGATTTAGACAAAATCAAAAATATCATGCTATGTATATTTTTGAAAATTTTCTTGCTACTAAGAAGCTATTAAAGAAAAGTGATACGGATGATGATGATTAAGCGTGAATAATTGAAAAGATATTCGATAAATATATCAAAATGGTTACGATAAAATTATTGATAATTAAATAACATTCTATCGAAAAAAAATGAGAGAAATAACTAATCATATAGAGATTAAACTAGACTATAGCCCTAACTCTGAAAACCCAAGTAGGTTATTTAAATCTTTTGCAGAGGTAATTGATGCTACTTCAAAAATTGATTCTATTTTTTCTAAATCAGTAAATTCTAATTACTCTCAAAAATTAATTTTAGAAGACATTGAAAAAGGATCAATAGTTACAAAATTAATTGATTGGATTAAAATAAATCCTTCAAATCAAATTGATGATATTCAATCTGATGAAAATATAAAAAATTATATTCAAAATAGTCGTGAAAAAACTTACAAATTTATTGAGGATAAAAAAGATAGTCCTGAAGATATTCAAGAATTAAAAAATGATCTCGAAAGTATAGCAGAAGAGAATCAAGTAAGGGGTTCATTTAACTACCAACCACCTAATTTAATTGAGTTAGCTGAAACAATAAATAAAATTTCAAAAGCAACAAATGAACTAAATGATGAAGAAAGTTATCAAATAAAAGTAGAAGAAGGTGAACCTATAAAAATTAAAAGCGATTCAAAACAGATAAATATAGACGATGTTGAAAACATTTTAGCAGACAATACTTTAGAAAATGAGTCTATCCTATTTTATAAAATAAAAAAGCCTGATTTTCTTAGTGAATCACAGTGGGAATTTAAATATGGTTCAAAAACAATTAAAGCTAAAATTTTTGATTCCGAGTGGTTAAAAAAATTTCAATCTGGAAGCGTTGAAGTACGACCTGGTTATTCATTAAAAGTAAAAGCAAAAAGCATCACAAAATATGACAAAAACAATAAATTAATTTCTGAAAAGTTCGAAATAATTGAAATTCTAGATGTTATCAAAAATGGCTAATAAAAATACAAACTCTTTCAATTATAGTTTATTATCCGAATTTTTATTTACAATATTACCTTTGACAATTATTGTAATTATTAGATCATACGAAGAAGACTATAATAAAATATTTTTTAACAGCGAATGGGCTGTTATTTCAATAATATTATTTGGACAATCAATAGTAAAGCTTGCTTCAGGAATAGCAAACTATAATAATAAACTTACTTGGCAAAAAGTTTCTTTCATCATATCTATTTTGATAATTATTGGTTTAATTCCTTCTACAACTATTTTAGTTTTAAATGTACTAGATCAACAGAATTCGACACCTAATTTAGTACTTCATACACTTCAAATATTTTTCTTTTTTCTTAGTTGTATTGCCTTTTTTATTATTGGTGCTGTAGGACAAAGTTTTTTAGAAGATGAATAAAAAAAGACCCCACAGCCAAAAGCCACGGGGTCTAGAATAAATAAGATATGAATGAGCAGCTTAAACGTGTGATTGCCTAAAATCTCACGTTAGCTGCTTTATAAGTTCCACCAATTTGCACACCTTGCATTTCAAGGTATTGCAATCTGTACAAGTAAGTTGCACCATTAAATAATGCATGCGCTACATCTACAGCTTTTCGGTTCTCCCATTGTTCTAATGGAGTACCTTTTACCCACTCATTGAATGCACCCATTGCTGGTCCACACCAAATTTGGTAATCTAACTCTCTACCTTTAACACCTCTGTTTGCCCAAGAAGATGACAAACCTAAGTACCAACGGAAGATCAATGCCATCTTACGTTTTGGGTTGTTTTCCGATCTTGTAATTTGTTCTGGATCACGCTCTTGGAAGAAATCAATACACATTTTCCAGATGTTCTCTAACGTATCTTGGAAAATTGTTTTCTCTAAAGTTAAACGGTCCTTTGCAGGAAGCTCATCTATGCTATCGTACTTAATGTAGATATCGTATAACTTCTGTGCTCTAAGTGCGAACAACGTTCCTTTTTTAAGTACTTGTAATTTCACGCCTAGTTCGAACATATCAGATGCTGGTGCCATCATAATATCTGTCATACCCGCTTGTGCTAACACCTTACGAGAATGATCTGATGCACCCGACTCTAAACATGCTTGGTTAATTGAACCTGTTACTACAAAAGCAGCACCCATTGCAAATGCAGCTAAAACAGACTGAGGTGTTGAAATACCACCTGCAGCACCTACACGCACTTGTTCAGAGTAGTTCAATTCTTCTTGAATTCTATTTCTTAACAATAATACTGATGGTAATAAAGATACCAACGGTCTATTGTCTGTGTGTCCTCCAGAATCTGCTTCTACAGTAATATCATCTGCCATAGGAACAGATAATGCTAAAGTTGCTTGCTCTTGAGTAATTGCTCCGTCTGCTACTAATTTATCTAAAATAGATTTAGGGGCAGGACGCATAAATTTCTCTGCTACTTCTAGACGAGAAACTTTAGCTATAATTCTATTTTCCATATGGATAGAACCGTCTGCATTCTTGCTTAACCCTGCCGCTCTGAACTTCACAACGAAAGGCGTTAAATCCATAAATGCTGATGCTTCAATCACTTTTACACCACGTTTCAAAAATAAATCACAAGCTTCTCTTTCTAAAGCTACCTCGTTAGGAGAGTGAATTAAATTAAAAGCGTAAGGTCCGTTAGGTAATGCAGCTTGAATCTTATCAATTGCTTGTTCTATGCGAGATGGAATTAACCCACCAGCACCAAAAGAACATAACATACCTGCTTTTCCTAAAGCAATCACTAGGTCTTCCGAAGAAATACCGTTGGCCATTGCACCACCCATATAGTTATATTTCAGACCGTACGCTGCTTTAAAAGCTGGATCACCTAATTGTTCTGGAGCGTAGGCTGGAATGTTTGCTAAGGCTTCGCCTGATGTTAAATCTGCTGGAGATGATGTTCCCATTCCATCAGCAACACCAATTGTACCTTCTACATTACGTACTACAAAAAGTTGCTTGTCTAATTTCTCAAACTGTACTTTAATTTCTGCAGCGTTATATTTTAATAAGCTTGATGCACCAAACCATTTAGCGTTTGATGGTAAGCTTTGACTTTTTAAGCCGTTATTTTGATTCACGATTGTTGTGTTCATCACTATGTTAAAATAGTTCGTTGAAATGAGGAGCGCTATTGCTAACGCTCCTTCATCTCTGTGATGTGTGTATTTTTATATGTTCCAGTGTTTTGCATAAGCATCACTTGGAACTTTATTATTGCAATCATAAGTAACACCTATCGGGTAAAACTTGTAATCGCTATATGATTAACCAATTACTAAAGAAAGATCAGTTAATTCATAAATTCTTAATTCACCTTTCCAAAGGTTAGCGTCTACAAGAATGACAACTTTGCCATTTTCGTTTTTCACTTCTTTGATATGGCATTCCAAGTTCATTGTTGGGTCACCTTGTAAAATTTGACCTCTGTACTTCCAAACTGTTTTGTTTGGTGCAAGATGGTTAAACCCTACGTTAGCTAAACCATTACCTAAACCTTGTTGTAAGGCATAAACTTGAACGGCTTGATGAATTGCCTCAACACCTAAAGAACCTGGCATAACAGGATCTTGGTAGAAGTGACAAGTAAAGAACCAATCGTAGTTATTGATAGCACGTGTAGCATGGATATATCCTTTACCATACTTACCACCTTCTTTTATAATTGTAGCACTGTCTAACAAGTTCAACTGGTCTTCTGCCAAGTGCAATCTTGGTGAAGCTGGGTTTGTTGACTTAAACAACTTCATTTTACCAAATAATGAATCTAGGTTAAATGAAATGCTATTCTTTTTATCGTATTCGTTCGAATCTTTCCAAGTTGGCATCTTCCCTCCTGAATCTAAACCTGCTTGACTAGATAAGTCGGCTACAGTAAAGAACCCGAATGATGATTGACCTACGTAGAATACCGTACCATCTACAGACAATTCGAAAGTATAACGTTGTAATACCGTACCTGCAAGGTTAGTATGCGACGTCATCACTACTTTGTTTGTGATTGTTTTTCCTTGAAGATCAACATCCACTAACATCTCACCATCACCATCTAGGTTACGGAAGAATAAATCTTTATCAGGAACAGACAATGTAGAACCTAAGTAAGCACCTAAGAAACCACATGGCTGTAATGCCACTTCCATCAATACCGAATAAGGCATTACAGGAGAAGCATTTTGCTT includes:
- a CDS encoding PfaD family polyunsaturated fatty acid/polyketide biosynthesis protein; the encoded protein is MNTTIVNQNNGLKSQSLPSNAKWFGASSLLKYNAAEIKVQFEKLDKQLFVVRNVEGTIGVADGMGTSSPADLTSGEALANIPAYAPEQLGDPAFKAAYGLKYNYMGGAMANGISSEDLVIALGKAGMLCSFGAGGLIPSRIEQAIDKIQAALPNGPYAFNLIHSPNEVALEREACDLFLKRGVKVIEASAFMDLTPFVVKFRAAGLSKNADGSIHMENRIIAKVSRLEVAEKFMRPAPKSILDKLVADGAITQEQATLALSVPMADDITVEADSGGHTDNRPLVSLLPSVLLLRNRIQEELNYSEQVRVGAAGGISTPQSVLAAFAMGAAFVVTGSINQACLESGASDHSRKVLAQAGMTDIMMAPASDMFELGVKLQVLKKGTLFALRAQKLYDIYIKYDSIDELPAKDRLTLEKTIFQDTLENIWKMCIDFFQERDPEQITRSENNPKRKMALIFRWYLGLSSSWANRGVKGRELDYQIWCGPAMGAFNEWVKGTPLEQWENRKAVDVAHALFNGATYLYRLQYLEMQGVQIGGTYKAANVRF